The genomic segment acccatacatacacacacccccaccccccgccaaggGTTCAACTTTACAGAGAACCAATTTCAGAATACTGcggatgttttcctttttctgttcctttatgGAGAGTCTGACACATCTACCAAACCGACAGTAGGAGAAAAGGGTTTGCCAAGTATTTGCACAATTGATTAGAGACACAGGAATTTCCGCGGTTGTGAAAAAGGAGCTCTGCGTCTTTAAGGCTCCGCGGAGCTCTCGCTCTCTGCTCGACGCAGACAGACCAGCTCTGCCGCAGCGACTCATCCTATCGATAAGGTTCACTTAGCCAAGGTGGAGGATGGGAAAAGAATGGAGCTGTCCCAGCTACTCAATGAGATCAGGGCAAACTATGAAAAGCTCCTCACGAGAAATCAGATAGAGACCGTGCTCTCAACAAGGATCCAGGTAATGATTTCATACAGACAGGCACCTTCCAGGATAAGGAGACAATCCATGTCTATCCAATTCCTGTCCCGGCCTCTCTGAggtacagtatttccttttcaaTGCAGCGTCTACTGGGGAAGGAAATTTAGGTTTTACTGCAATGTGACTGGACTACAGGGGGAAACGCTCTAATTAGACTATTAAGTGACCATTCAATGAATGTCAATTGATGCATTTGATTTTTGTGTCAGTTAGGAGGTCACTATCATTAACGAAACATGGGGCCAACATACAATAAAATGgggcactctaacctcttttagACATCCTTCAGCAAGGAAGTATTTCAAATACCCTTCGAAGATATTACGGAGTTATTTATAGAGATTGTTTAAATAACATCTTTAATATGGCAAGCTTCCTAGTAAGATTTATTAGCTTGCATACTTTGTAGaaataaaactaagtaaaatatttctaaaaggtTTCCATCATCGTTTTAATGAGCTCAGTTTTATACCAGATTGTTATAAATAGAAATTACCTAAATATGTGAACATGGCATTCAGAAGCAGTGGTATAAATTGGGACAAATCGAAATTCCCCACATTGATAATGACTCCCCACTTATACAGTTTTGCTTGTGTACTACAAgatgagaaatgtttatttccaaTAACATTGTCCAAGTTATTGGACAAGCCATGAACTATTTAAgcactgaaaaaaagagaaagccaagTTAAATAAGGGCTGACTCTCAATTTCATAGACTTACTTTGCTTTAAAGTGACAATCACATTTAGCAACTCATGAATACctcaaatgtttaaataaatgcacaaataaataatttagaaacaaaaatttacaaattcaggatttgggggtttttgtttgtttgttcatttcgtTTACCTATCATATCTGAGTTCAAGTTCTAGTCCAGGCACCCAAATATGGCAAAGAGTAAACTTAAGAACCtcactgaaagggaaaaaatatttccaggaaaTCATAGGGCTTTATTTCATTAGCAGTTCATTTTTGGTAGCAATATAAATTGCACCTCAGGGTAATATTCTCAGTCTTCACAAAGAATGATCAGTATCCTAAATCAAGCAAAGTCACTAGAATATTTAAGTACTGGAATAGTTCACTCACCTTTtgcaaagagaagggaaaaaattaatagatgaCAATTTCTGAAAATTATAGATCAAAGAAACTATTTTGCAATGGTACCAATACAAGTTATCTAGTTTGTAAGTCATGATGccaaaatgagtaaattaaagtaaaagggAAAAGTTGCAGTAACTTATTTCGAGTCTTCTTAACGTCAGTCTACTTTAGAGGATTTCTTTCAAGGAATTCAGAAATTCAGAGAAGCCTgattaattattataaaataaagaaacataagcTTTTGGTGATTCATTGTTGTAGAATAAACTACCCTAAAATTCAGTGGATTAAAACGATGGCATTGTctctcatgattctgtgggttgACTGGGTTCAGTGGGGGTGATTCTTCTGCTGCATGTGACGTTGGCTGAGACTATAATCATTGTGGAGCACAATTGGGCTAGGACATCCAAGGTGGCTCGCTCATGTGTCTGGAACCTCGGCAGGGGGTTTTGGGAAGGCTGGCTCAGCTGAGACCATTGggtttgtttctccctctccatctggcCTGTGCGTGATCTCTCCAGCAGCGTATCCAGACTTCTTAACATGCTGGCCCAGAACTCCCAAAAGCACAGGAGTGCAAGTTTTCAGGGCTTCCTAATGTTTAGGGCTAGAATGggcacttctgccacattctactGGCTAAAGCAAGACACAGGTCTGCCCAGATTCAGTTTGGAAGGGGACCACACGaggacatgaatttggggaggtGTGGTTCAGTGGAGGCCATCTTTGGACTCTAGCTGCCACGCGAACATAGCTGCCAGTTTCATACACAATCCAAAAGACCGGCAGACACGAGCATTGTTATGCTCTCCTATTTCCTAAGTTCTTGACATTCTGTTTTGTAATTGCTCTGGTATGTATTGCTGCTTGACTTTGCCAACATAGCGCTAAGAGCAAGTGATACAACAAACCTAAAGAAAGGTatgaattttgttctttaatgCCTCGCCCTGAAGTTTGTAAACGTTCATTTACTAccatgtttgctttaaaaaatagctattgtgtcatcaaattaaaattttttatttcaaaatgcattttgataaaaacattaaaaagttatttttcctttaaaaattatacaatcaATTCCTTCCATTGCTCCTGCTGCTTTTGGGGCCAAATGTTGAGAATTCTGTCAAAAGATACTTTTATTTGATTTAAACATCAGCATAAGAACATTTAAAGCCAAATATAACatattccatttattatttaatatgtcgacatttagaaaacaatctttaaagatgtaatttttgCTACTTCCCTAGATACCCAAGATTAACATGCTTTCCAAAAAGATCATTTGAAAGGGTAAATCACCAGTGGGTTCTCTTTATACGGAAGTCTATTTTAGAGCTTCTAATGCCTATGATAACTTAATTCtctaaattattcataatatacTTTCCAGCAGTGTTTAATCCCCGTCCATATACCCAGTCCCAGAATTGATTGGTTTAGAGTATATGGCTGTTTATCTGCTTTTACAAAGCAGCCTACAAGAAAATATGGGGCGAAATAATAGCTGAGTTTCAATCCTTCTTCCTGAATAATGCCATAAATAATAGAACGTTCAGAATCAGAGGCATCAAGCTTAGATCCTGCAAGCTGttacttttcattaaaatagatgtatttttctctgcatttccttGACTGTCATAGTAGGAAGAGACTTCTAAGGTTCATCTTATACCTGAGAAAACTAACGCTCAGCATGCAATCCACTCACTCCCATACCTGATTAATTAGTAATTAAGCACTGGAACACACATTTGAAATTTAAcaggttaaagaaaaaatgagacaCCTATATTATGTTTTTAGGATTTACTTTTAAAGGTCTCATTTTCAAGAGTGCTCTTTGTGTCTGTTgttcttggtggtggtggcttTCTTAAAGCTAGAAGAAGATATGAgcaaaaaaatggacaaagacgAAGAGGCTCTAAAAGCAGCTCAAGCAGAACTCAAGGAAGCTCGACGCCAGTGGCACCACCTGCAAGTGGAAATTGAATCTCTCCAGGCGGTGGTGAGAATCATCTTGATCTTAAAAGTGACCGGCCCACTCAGTCCCCAGGCATTTGCtgattaagagagagaaaggaataatgCCTATTAACTTCCAGTGAGAAACTGAAAATCAAGGCCACTGAAATCTATCCCTGGTGCTAGTTCGACTACCCTGCTCCGTCCATCGTGGCCACGGCTATTAGCAATTCACTCGAGGTTTGGTTCACGCCTATAAAAAAGGAAGTAATCCTTGCTTATCATCCTGGGGTTCTCTAATTTCTGGCATGGGAGAACATAGCGTTTTTCGTTATCCAAAGTTGTAACTGTGGGGAGTCTTCTATCTACACCCCTGTGACttgtaatagtaaaaaaatatttaaacgcTTTCCTAACGTGCCTTTAAAAGCAGCCTGCTCTGCTTTGACATATGATATgctacattttcaatttttaaaaatcaaaaaatcagAGTGATAAGTCAGTTACATtgtagatttttttgttgttgttttaagaattaTCACAGGATTCCTTTGAAATAGTACGCTCTCTAGCTATGATTTTTGTCATTTGAGTCATACACAAAGTTGTAAGGAAACATCTCTTGCATAAGTGATATACTACGATTGCAAACCTTTAAGAAAGAACACAATCGAATGAAGGCATTACACATCAGATTCAGAAACACATTTTGTTGCACTGATTCACTGATGACAATCTGTGTAAAACAGGAAAGGGGCCTTGAAAACTCCCTACATGCCAGCGAGCAGCATTACCAGATGCAGTTGCAAGACCTAGAAGCTGTGATCGAAGGACTAGAAAAAGAGCTACAGGAAGTAAGGCGTGGCATCGAAAAGCAGCTTCAAGAGCACGAGATGCTTCTCAACACAAAGATGAGGCTAGAACAAGAAATCGCCACTTATCGCCGCCtcctagaaaaggaagaaatcaggTACCTAATTCCATATACAGTACTTAATGACAAGTGGCCAGAAATACAGAGTCACTTACATCTTTGTTGAGGCAGTTAGAAATCACATCTAAAACCCCAACATccagggcacctgcatggctcaggtggttaaggtgggactcttgattttggcttaggtcatgccctgcatcaggctctgcactgacagtgtggagcctgcttgagattctctctctccctctctctctctctctgcccttcccctgctccctctctctctcaaaaataaataaatatttttttaagttcattaaaaaaaaacaaaaaaccaacatcACCACAGCATGCTCACTGAGTTCctaaacaaaatagaattaagTAGGCAGAGCAAAGAATATGTGGAGGAACTATTTTCAGCCTCCCAAAATTATGAACAGAATGGCCAAAGTCGGGCACATTAGCTACAACAAGGAGTGTGTCAAGCCTAGAACAAACTGTGAATAATTCTCAGTTGC from the Prionailurus viverrinus isolate Anna unplaced genomic scaffold, UM_Priviv_1.0 scaffold_35, whole genome shotgun sequence genome contains:
- the KRT222 gene encoding keratin-like protein KRT222 isoform X2 → MELSQLLNEIRANYEKLLTRNQIETVLSTRIQLEEDMSKKMDKDEEALKAAQAELKEARRQWHHLQVEIESLQAVERGLENSLHASEQHYQMQLQDLEAVIEGLEKELQEVRRGIEKQLQEHEMLLNTKMRLEQEIATYRRLLEKEEIRYYGCIQGEKKEQKPTTSRVGFVLPSAIINEISFSTKLPQKYENEKVETVTKQALLNGNVVKESTEARGTIQTEKVDEVIKEWEGSFFKDNPRLRKKSVSLRFDLHLAATDEGCLQTKQDNLPDIEVRLIMRRSCSIPSIKPPSGAN